The Podospora pseudopauciseta strain CBS 411.78 chromosome 2 map unlocalized CBS411.78m_2, whole genome shotgun sequence genome has a window encoding:
- a CDS encoding uncharacterized protein (EggNog:ENOG503PYEJ), whose amino-acid sequence MADIRTLHWYESAADNQAITANGWRFQVAKSVATGNGAPIYNVVWQSQGVAPVTDISWKAQYALNWTAALISPGVKVNVGGRWQRCNKGETYDLNPQGYWVPSATPAGPDGAGWLNIGNIDYAYPHVLGIHIIVGVLNNQTGRYEPIFVDQATLPQGSSAKYQPQESVSWWLEGSDLTGQVFSDTKSNATTFDFTNPSNPLTDSYEWSTSYIMRQGQWVIAAGPVPQAFRAPPPSENRVNPLGGKDPILLDLDVGSWIVRFNPPLLGGAMGVAVTALSENLKQQFKGLEVQAVGSEGTALTIQYEAGSAPGALEHIGFPRGSPGSQSTIDSALRELQTAGELPQTEEWLIEPAPVEETNGSAPIQVRKSKVNGASTHTNTNNNSNSNNSGLAYRYGPAPTDQNPNNFAANYQTKSPFLQQGYPSNPIST is encoded by the exons ATGGCCGACATCCGCACACTTCACTGGTATGAGTCGGCGGCTGACAATCAAGCGATTACTGCCAATGGCTGGAGATTCCAGGTGGCCAAGTCGGTTGCTACAGGAAATGGAGCACCCATTTACAATGTCGTGTGGCAGTCCCAAGGTGTTGCCCCCGTTACCGATATTTCCTGGAAAGCTCAGTATGCTCTCAACTGGACCGCCGCTCTGATCTCGCCTGGCGTCAAAGTCAACGTTGGCGGTAGATGGCAGCGATGTAACAAAGGCGAGACCTACGATCTAAACCCACAAG GATACTGGGTGCCCTCTGCAACACCGGCTGGCCCTGATGGTGCTGGCTGGCTCAACATTGGCAACATTGATTATGCATACCCGCATGTCCTTGGAATCCATATCATCGTGGGAGTTTTGAACAACCAGACAGGGAGATACGAACCTATCTTTGTGGACCAGGCAACCCTTCCGCAGGGCAGCTCGGCGAAATACCAGCCACAAGAGAGTGTGAGTTGGTGGCTCGAGGGGAGTGATCTCACTGGTCAGGTCTTCAGCGACACCAAATCCAACGCCACAACCTTCGACTTCACGAATCCGAGCAACCCCCTCACAGATTCTTATGAGTGGTCAACTTCGTACATAATGCGCCAAGGCCAATGGGTCATTGCAGCCGGACCTGTTCCCCAGGCCTTCCGTGCACCTCCTCCGTCTGAAAACAGGGTCAACCCCCTCGGCGGGAAGGATCCAATTCTTCTCGACTTGGATGTAGGAAGCTGGATTGTCAgattcaacccccccttgcTCGGCGGTGCTATGGGGGTCGCTGTCACAGCTCTCTCGGAAAATCTCAAGCAACAGTTCAAGGGACTTGAGGTCCAGGCTGTGGGCAGCGAAGGTACCGCGCTCACAATCCAGTACGAGGCTGGTTCGGCTCCTGGAGCCCTTGAACATATCGGATTTCCCCGCGGTTCTCCCGGATCTCAAAGCACAATCGACAGCGCACTGAGGGAGTTGCAGACAGCCGGCGAACTCCCTCAAACCGAGGAATGGCTTATCGAGCCGGCACCCGTGGAGGAAACAAATGGTTCAGCACCGATCCAGGTGCGCAAGAGCAAAGTCAATGGGGCCAGCACCCataccaacaccaacaataACAGtaacagcaacaacagcggCTTGGCCTACCGCTACGGCCCCGCTCCTACTGACCAAAACCCGAACAACTTTGCCGCCAACTACCAGACCAAGTCCCCCTTCCTGCAGCAGGGCTATCCCTCAAACCCCATCTCAACCTAG
- a CDS encoding uncharacterized protein (EggNog:ENOG503P6K7) — translation MPASRHLRPLSAPRCAPQSKSSALSFAAGMPTLRHPDVNVALGVASPQKQGPSRAHIYLALAVITLLLVARLVKPRRLKPSGPLPAPGDSQRAEKVDKHPPRFSPIATSPTSQKGNRPVSVLSPWSQFKGGQGVVPFTRLGIHQQHPSCAAVLTRHGCQRAVFGFLGQTPAMDDNENDPLKDRLRSGSASRGVSTNVPDDADFRYQHDPSPAGRYTEQHVGDSRPSYSSHFFPSNFPEGYGSGGSEGMEIGPMSGYSSYGDRDWSAASDQQAGSSSAVYGQDPNFGAESFTGSPGFSGFDLSTPRRFSRPPPPPPLTPPTRSDNRFPFEDRHIGYAASIPPELDASFIHQPNPAYSGMSTSDDVLNSSPQTADPIPRRRSYTRTVPIGIPVSGTTPAYSAEAMASGTAFTPSSYPPTSPLLPPPPPGPDAPSEYVFVGGPGGPGVVLSDQEIDLHGEIISVMDHSGHGWKRHTRVYGGGVCLACLAAEDQGGFYGDTVPLSDRR, via the exons ATGCCCGCC TCGCGACATTTGAGGCCGCTGTCGGCCCCGCGCTGT GCGCCCCAAAGTAAATCGTCGGCGCTGAGCTTCGCCGCAGGCATGCCAACACTCAGGCATCCCGACGTCAACGTTGCTCTTGGGGTCGCAAGTCCCCAGAAACAGGGACCCTCAAGAGCACACATATATCTCGCGCTTGCTGTCATtactcttcttcttgttgcccGGCTCGTCAAGCCAAGACGTCTCAAACCATCAGGCCCATTGCCTGCACCTGGAGACAGCCAGCGTGCTGAGAAAGTCGACAAGCATCCCCCCCGCTTCTCACCAATAGCAACTTCACCAACATCCCAAAAGGGCAACCGACCTGTCTCTGTTTTGTCTCCCTGGAGCCAATTCAAGGGCGGGCAAGGAGTTGTTCCGTTCACTAGGCTCGGGATTCATCAGCAACATCCTTCCTGTGCTGCAGTGCTTACACGTCACGGTTGCCAGAGAGCCGTGTTCGGATTTTTGGGGCAGACGCCAGCTATGGATGACAACGAGAATGACCCGCTGAAGGATCGCTTGCGCTCAGGGTCAGCATCACGTGGCGTCAGCACCAATGTTCCCGATGACGCCGATTTTAGATACCAACACGACCCCTCCCCGGCCGGCAGGTACACTGAGCAACATGTAGGAGATAGCAGACCGAGCTACTCCTCCCACTTCTTCCCTTCTAACTTTCCAGAGGGATATGGTAGTGGTGGCTCCGAGGGCATGGAGATAGGACCAATGTCAGGCTACAGCAGCTATGGCGACCGTGATTGGAGTGCCGCATCTGATCAGCAAGCGGGCTCCTCGAGTGCTGTGTATGGACAGGATCCCAACTTCGGTGCTGAGAGCTTTACTGGGTCCCCTGGCTTTTCTGGCTTCGATCTCAGCACTCCCCGACGCTTTTCGcgcccacctccaccaccaccactaacaCCTCCAACACGTAGCGACAACAGGTTTCCCTTCGAAGACCGTCATATCGGCTATGCAGCATCGATTCCGCCAGAGCTGGACGCCAGCTTCATACACCAGCCCAATCCAGCTTATAGCGGCATGTCAACATCAGACGACGTCTTGAACTCCAGCCCCCAGACCGCAGACCCAATACCGCGCAGAAGATCCTACACGAGGACTGTCCCCATCGGAATCCCTGTTTCTGGAACCACGCCCGCCTACTCTGCTGAGGCAATGGCATCAGGTACTGCCTTCACCCCCTCGAGCTATCCGCCAACATCGCCtcttctgcctcctcctccacccggGCCCGATGCTCCCTCCGAGTACGTATTTGTGGGTGGGCCGGGAGGTCCAGGTGTTGTCTTGTCAGATCAGGAGATCGATCTCCACGGCGAGATCATATCAGTCATGGATCACTCGGGTCATGGGTGGAAAAGACATACACGCGTCTACGGTGGAGGCGTTTGTCTCGCCTGCCTCGCCGCCGAAGACCAAGGTGGCTTTTATGGCGACACGGTGCCTCTCTCGGATCGGCGATGA
- the MBP1 gene encoding Transcription factor mbp1 (EggNog:ENOG503NTY6; COG:S; Transcription factor mbp1 (MBF subunit p120)) — protein sequence MAKGAAPAGVYSATYSGVPVYEFQFGTDLKEHVMRRRADNWVNATHILKAAGFDKPARTRILEREVQKEEHEKVQGGYGKYQGTWIPLEQGEALAQRNNIYERLRPIFEYEPGSESPPPAPRHASKPKAPKAKPAVPKWGSKSQNRKSSLSQPAVFSHSHTQQGVPIQEEYESVASQIHEDDTPDNMTVASASYMAEDDRAYDMSHFSTGHRKRKREEEMRDMTAQQHAMYGDELLDYFLLSTNQQAAIRPDPPTNFQPDWPIDTDRHTSLHWASAMGDTDVIKQLKRFDANLMAQNIRGETPLMWAVNFTNCYMKKTFPTVLNELFKSVDARDHSGCTVIHHAAVMKRGRVQSSTCARYYLDIILNKLVEVRQPEEVQALLDAQDEEGNTALHLAARVNARKCIRSLLGRGAATDIENNEGVRAEDLIKEINTTRSLARTGPQRSSSPFAPDTARRNGFRDALGEDPTSKLQLSYQSEAANTVQSRITPLVLQKLQDLSQSYDSEFNETDEAEKEARHILANTQAELNNLRASIAELESRIEADDQASKTEEEVAGTKKQVLALFRRQTQLAIEKATEQNLASVTNGQQQEEEDDSPEERLKLAAQLHAMLVEQEAAEVEYVEARGMLGTGKKIDQYRHLLCSCLPPEDQDMLDQNLEDMISMMEDEAESNSAALLPPGTNPDAVMEGMGMLGGMALAIAEAAEPMEITG from the exons ATGGCCAAGGGCGCTGCCCCGGCCGGGGTATACAGCGCGACATATAGTGGT GTACCCGTCTACGAGTTTCAGTTTGGGACCGATCTCAAGGAACATGTTATGCGCCGGCGTGCCGACAACTGGGTGAATGCGACACACATCCTGAAGGCTGCCGGTTTTGACAAGCCTGCCCGAACGAGAATTCTGGAGCGCGAAGTTCAAAAGGAGGAGCATGAAAAAGTCCAGGGTGGTTACGGAAAATACCAAG GCACATGGATTCCTCTCGAACAAGGCGAGGCGCTTGCCCAGCGAAACAACATCTACGAACGCTTACGGCCCATCTTTGAGTATGAGCCTGGGAGTGAGAGCCCTCCTCCCGCACCAAGACATGCGAGCAAGCCAAAGGCCCCAAAGGCCAAGCCTGCCGTTCCAAAATGGGGCAGCAAGTCTCAAAACAGGAAGAGTAGTCTGTCGCAGCCCGCTGTGTTCTCACACAGTCACACCCAACAAGGTGTTCCTATCCAAGAAGAATACGAGAGTGTTGCTTCTCAGATACACGAAGACGACACCCCCGACAACATGACTGTTGCCTCGGCCTCGTACATGGCTGAGGACGATCGAGCATACGACATGTCGCACTTCTCCACCGGCCACAGGAAGCgcaagagagaggaggagatgcgGGACATGACGGCGCAACAACATGCCATGTACGGGGATGAGCTGCTTGACTACTTTTTGCTGTCTACAAACCAACAGGCTGCCATTCGTCCTGATCCCCCAACCAACTTTCAGCCGGACTGGCCCATCGACACTGACAGGCATACGTCGCTCCATTGGGCTTCGGCCATGGGCGATACCGATGTCATCAAACAGCTAAAGCGGTTTGATGCCAATCTCATGGCTCAGAATATCAGGGGGGAGACGCCATTAATGTGGGCGGTGAACTTTACGAATTGCTACATGAAGAAAACGTTTCCTACCGTTCTCAACGAGCTATTCAAATCGGTGGATGCAAGAGATCACTCTGGGTGCACTGTCATTCACCATGCGGCGGTTATGAAGCGAGGAAGGGTACAAAGCTCAACCTGTGCTCGGTATTATCTGGACATCATCCTGAACAAACTGGTAGAAGTTCGCCAGCCAGAGGAGGTACAGGCGCTGCTCGATGCtcaggatgaggagggcaATACGGCGTTGCATCTAGCGGCTAGAGTCAACGCCAGGAAATGCATCAGATCGCTTCTCGGCCGTGGAGCAGCAACCGACATCGAAAACAACGAGGGCGTGAGAGCGGAGGATTTGATCAAAgaaatcaacaccacccgtTCTCTTGCCCGGACCGGGCCACAGCGCTCCTCGAGTCCGTTCGCCCCTGACACAGCCCGGCGCAACGGCTTTCGGGATGCCCTTGGAGAAGACCCAACGAGCAAGTTACAGTTGTCATACCAGAGTGAGGCAGCTAACACGGTGCAATCGCGCATCACGCCGCTCGTGCTCCAGAAACTTCAAGATTTGTCTCAAAGCTACGACAGTGAGTTCAACGAGACGGACGAAGCCGAAAAGGAAGCCAGACACATCCTGGCCAACACCCAAGCTgagctcaacaacctccgAGCCAGCATCGCCGAGCTCGAGTCCAGGATCGAAGCCGACGACCAAGCCAGCAAgacggaggaagaggtggcCGGCACCAAGAAGCAAGTCCTTGCTCTCTTTCGCCGGCAGACGCAGCTCGCCATTGAAAAGGCCACTGAACAGAATCTCGCCTCTGTTACCAAtggccagcagcaagaggaagaagacgactCACCGGAAGAGCGGCTCAAGCTCGCGGCGCAACTCCATGCCATGTTGGTCGAGCAGGAAGCCGCCGAGGTGGAGTACGTCGAGGCGAGGGGCATGCTTGGGACGGGCAAGAAGATTGATCAGTACAGGCACTTGCTCTGCAGCTGCTTGCCGCCCGAGGACCAGGACATGTTGGACCAGAACCTGGAGGACATGATCTCCAtgatggaggatgaggcggaGAGCAACAGTGCCGCTTTATTGCCGCCAGGGACGAACCCGGATGCGGTCATGGAGGGGATGGGCATGCTGGGTGGGATGGCGCTGGCGATAGCGGAGGCGGCTGAGCCAATGGAGATTACTGGGTGA
- a CDS encoding uncharacterized protein (EggNog:ENOG503NWD1; COG:E): MAPPVADIDVQTAPVVVPVPTKGSIAPGHSSASRLSGPLTYSGTLDTYEHFDVTNIIGREFPNLQLSEIQHDDDKIRDLAILVSQRGVVFFRNQDLSIDDQKLLGQRLGELTGKPETSKLHKHALANSKRGIAVDENGKLDDEVSVISSEQNRKYYADRYGYTAKRLASEGWHADITFEHIPSDYAILKIVQPPEDVGGDTLWASGYEVYDRLSPALQELAESLTATHHQPNFVRVKETFGAELIDQFRGAPENNGLDFKAEHPVVRTNPVTGWKSLFGAGHQVHAGWINGVTERESEILKAYFYQLISENHDLQVRFRWNKNDLAIWDNRSVFHTATYDYIGKRQGNRVVSLGEKPYFDPNSKSRREALGLLKDGDEDERL, translated from the exons atggcCCCTCCTGTCGCCGATATCGATGTACAGACTGCTCCTGTGGTGGTTCCTGTTCCGACCAAAGGATCCATCGCTCCCGGACACAGCAGCGCCTCTAGGCTTTCGGGGCCCTTGACCTACTCGGGCACTCTCGACACCTATGAGCATTTCGATGTCACGAATATAATCGGTCGCGAGTTCCCCAACTTGCAACTGAGTGAGATCCAACATGATGACGATAAAATCCGTGATCTCGCCATTCTCG TTTCCCAACGAGGCGTCGTGTTCTTCCGCAACCAAGATCTAAGCATTGACGACCAGAAGCTCTTGGGTCAAAGACTTGGTGAGTTGACAGGAAAGCCTGAGACGTCCAAGCTCCACAAGCACGCCCTTGCCAACAGCAAGCGCGGTATTGCCGTCGATGAGAATGGCAAGCTCGACGACGAGGTTTCTGTCATCTCGTCGGAGCAGAATCGCAAGTACTACGCCGATCGTTATGGCTATACTGCAAAGAGACTGGCGAGTGAGGGCTGGCATGCTGA CATCACGTTCGAGCATATCCCTTCCGACTATGCCATCCTCAAGATTGTGCAGCCTCCCGAAGATGTTGGCGGAGATACCCTCTGGGCCTCCGGCTATGAGGTGTATGACCGTCTAAGCCCTGCGCTTCAGGAGTTGGCCGAGAGCCTGACTGCGACGCACCATCAGCCCAACTTTGTCAGGGTCAAAGAAACCTTCGGTGCTGAGCTGATTGATCAGTTCCGTGGTGCTCCGGAGAATAATGGGCTGGATTTCAAGGCTGAGCA CCCTGTTGTCCGCACCAACCCAGTCACCGGGTGGAAGTCTCTCTTCGGGGCCGGCCACCAAGTGCATGCCGGTTGGATCAACGGCGTCACGGAGCGTGAGAGTGAGATTCTCAAGGCTTATT TTTACCAACTCATTTCTGAGAACCACGACCTTCAAGTCCGCTTCCGTTGGAACAAGAACGATCTTGCCATATGGGACAA CCGATCGGTGTTCCATACAGCTACGTA CGACTATATTGGCAAGAGACAGGGCAACCGGGTGGTGTCGCTGGGAGAGAAACCCTATTTCGACCCCAACTCCAAATCCAGACGGGAGGCACTTGGCTTGCtcaaggatggggatgaagaCGAAAGGCTTTGA
- a CDS encoding uncharacterized protein (EggNog:ENOG503NUQK; COG:E; COG:G) encodes MGSTKTPRPGEQPLLSSYHSSDDEERGRRTLRGGNRRGSPLPPTSTSSAHTPTYSHFAVPDLTTSRPTLSRRSTNQLRSRSPTSARLEAKRKYTYAAVFLVTSLVSFVVQTELASYIQHDLGWNKAYAMLYLTHGSWVFLWPLQLLFLRLQRREQSWHQFWNNHKQILRKTAQMVERQEVRVPRGMGADRSPWPYLARTTAVVTTALTVAGSSWYVAVSMTTPSDLTAIYNCSAFFAYAFSIPLLKERLRLDKMVAVFVAIIGVLVVAYGGGSSSDEAGQAGPATRFAGNIVIGIGSVLYGLYEVLYKRYACPPDGTSANRSMMFANTFGSLIGVFTVLVLWIPIPVLHVLGWETFEMPTGETASLLLISVFANMVFSGSFLVLISLTSPVLSSVAALLTIFIVAIVDWCLTGQPLEAPAILGGLLIIAAFAMLSWSTWKEMNEEERKGPVDLSSDSGDED; translated from the coding sequence ATGGGCAGCACCAAGACTCCTCGCCCCGGCGAGCAACCTCTGCTTTCCTCATATCACAGTTCCGACGATGAAGAACGGGGCCGCAGGACACTTCGAGGAGGAAACCGTCGCGGAAGCCCCCTtccgccaacctcaacatcctcggCCCACACACCTACATACTCGCATTTCGCCGTCCCAGACTTGACCACGAGTCGCCCGACCCTGAGCCGTCGCAGTACGAATCAACTACGCTCCCGTAGCCCTACAAGTGCCCGCCTCGAGGCGAAACGCAAGTACACATACGCTGCCGTTTTCCTGGTCACGAGCTTGGTATCGTTTGTGGTGCAAACGGAATTGGCATCGTACATACAGCACGACTTGGGATGGAACAAGGCATATGCCATGCTGTATTTGACACATGGATCGTGGGTCTTTCTCTGGCCACTGCAGCTGCTGTTTCTGCGCCTTCAAAGACGGGAGCAGTCATGGCATCAGTTTTGGAACAACCACAAGCAAATTCTGAGAAAAACAGCCCAGATGGTGGAACGACAAGAGGTCAGAGTACCCAGGGGAATGGGCGCTGACCGCTCGCCCTGGCCATATCTTGCTCGGACAACAGCAGTGGTGACGACAGCCTTAACCGTTGCTGGATCGAGTTGGTATGTTGCCGTCAGCATGACCACGCCCAGCGATTTGACAGCCATCTACAACTGCAGTGCCTTCTTTGCCTACGCCTTTTCCATTCCCTTGCTGAAGGAACGGCTTCGGCTCGACAAGATGGTGGCCGTATTCGTGGCTATCATCGGTGTGCTGGTGGTAGCTTATGGCGGCGGTAGCTCCTCGGATGAAGCTGGGCAGGCTGGCCCTGCCACTCGCTTTGCCGGCAACATCGTCATTGGCATCGGTTCCGTGTTGTATGGGCTCTACGAGGTCCTCTACAAACGATATGCATGCCCGCCAGATGGAACAAGCGCCAACAGGAGCATGATGTTCGCCAATACCTTTGGCAGCTTGATCGGAGTTTTCACCGTCCTGGTCCTGTGGATCCCAATACCGGTGCTCCATGTGCTTGGATGGGAGACATTTGAGATGCCGACAGGCGAAACCGCCTCCCTCTTACTTATCAGCGTCTTTGCCAACATGGTCTTCTCGGGCTCTTTCTTGGTTCTAATCTCATTGACGAGCCCGGTCCTCAGCTCGGTTGCCGCACTCCTCACCATTTTCATCGTTGCCATTGTAGATTGGTGCTTGACCGGCCAACCGCTAGAAGCTCCCGCCATCCTTGGGGGACTGCTTATCATAGCGGCTTTTGCAATGCTCAGCTGGAGCACATGGAAGGAGATGAATGAAGAAGAACGCAAGGGGCCGGTGGATCTGAGCAGCGATAGCGGCGACGAAGACTAG
- a CDS encoding uncharacterized protein (EggNog:ENOG503NZSN), translating to MGPGGLAQMSHAPYNTTHGLGMASSGLASRRGGQNLKPLSFEGMKAPTEQDNGLPTPRTSRGHLLAGLRTAPKSAMASSFPNNGPASPTVQGPAGRNNRNSMGPGMFDNMYGGPKTSIPRFGGAHQQQVQQAQQQQAYNVGGGAGGYSQQHYTTEQILAPPQIQLDDVSQDQLDPNIHAQLLYTNAYLSEQQQRLQQQLKALQAAAQQFQGLNLNAQAQLMQQQNSMMQQQGFPNMYQQQAQLQGMMGPTTPDASNVYYDPRTGQIYMDPTQVQVQAQLQAQAQAQLNAQYLQQAQAMQAAMQQQQQQQQQQQQQQQAGPGAPRVQVSPPPEARNSFRSPTPPRRYDSPLVENPAPLPPPSANAFRRGHKKTPSTVTPSASKTSLTISTGDEPLKTAASSLRTGSFPPMTPLTSGYGPGQARAGEHPVRQPRNPPSLDELKSKPTAKHDGSKNFVTRTRRTVISNIVRAGMERRKEARGSGSVSPVSESAEETVETPVTDNDSDSGRSGSGSLVERDDAECSLPSSRTSTGSWGAIGSDRPSSRQKYERRGPDSASSSDNEGLRDSGSFASLLKNSSRRVKPDTVEGQRKAAMLVLTSSEKRKLVV from the coding sequence ATGGGCCCTGGCGGTCTCGCTCAAATGTCTCACGCTCcctacaacaccacccacGGCCTCGGCATGGCTTCCTCTGGACTGGCGTCCCGCCGTGGCGGTCAAAATCTCAAGCCTCTCTCGTTCGAGGGTATGAAAGCCCCAACTGAGCAGGATAACGGCCTGCCGACTCCCCGCACCAGCCGCGGCCATCTCCTCGCCGGTCTTCGCACCGCACCCAAGTCGGCTATGGCCTCCAGCTTCCCCAATAACGGTCCCGCTTCACCGACCGTTCAAGGGCCAGCCGGCCGGAACAACCGCAACTCCATGGGCCCCGGTATGTTTGACAACATGTATGGCGGACCTAAGACGTCGATACCTCGGTTCGGCGGtgcccaccagcaacaggttcagcaggctcagcagcagcaggcctacaatgtcggtggtggtgctggtggatATTCGCAGCAGCACTACACCACAGAGCAGATCCTGGCCCCGCCTCAGATCCAGCTTGATGATGTCTCGCAGGACCAGCTTGACCCCAACATCCATGCTCAGCTGCTGTACACCAATGCCTACCTCtcggagcagcagcaacgtcTACAGCAGCAGCTTAAGGCTTTGCAGGCTGCCGCCCAGCAGTTTCAGGGGCTCAATCTCAATGCTCAGGCCCAGCTTATGCAGCAGCAGAACTCCATGATGCAGCAGCAAGGTTTCCCCAACATGTACCAACAGCAAGCCCAGCTTCAGGGTATGATGGGCCCAACCACTCCTGACGCCAGCAATGTCTACTATGACCCCCGCACTGGTCAAATCTACATGGACCCGACCCAGGTGCAGGTGCAGGCACAGCTTCAAGCGCAGGCTCAGGCCCAGCTCAATGCTCAGTACCTCCAGCAAGCCCAAGCGATGCAGGCGGCCatgcaacagcaacagcaacagcaacagcaacagcaacagcaacagcaggcCGGTCCTGGCGCCCCTCGTGTGCAagtttccccccctcccgagGCGAGAAACAGCTTCCGCAGCCCCACGCCCCCCCGTCGCTACGATTCGCCCCTTGTTGAGAACCCTGCACCGCTGCCCCCTCCGAGTGCCAATGCCTTCCGTCGTGGCCATAAGAAGACCCCTTCGACTGTGACTCCAAGTGCCAGCAAGACTTCTCTGACTATTTCGACTGGTGACGAGCCGCTCAAGACTGCGGCCAGCAGTCTCAGGACGGGCTCGTTTCCGCCTATGACCCCTCTGACTTCTGGCTATGGCCCTGGCCAGGCCCGTGCTGGAGAGCACCCTGTCCGCCAACCCCGGAACCCTCCCTCGCTCGACGAGCTCAAGTCCAAGCCTACTGCCAAGCACGACGGAAGCAAGAACTTTGTGACTCGCACCCGACGTACCGTCATCAGCAACATTGTTCGTGCTGGCATGGAGCGCCGCAAGGAGGCTCGCGGTTCCGGGAGCGTTAGCCCTGTTTCTGAGAGCGCCGAGGAGACGGTTGAGACACCCGTCACCGACAATGACAGTGATTCAGGCCGCAGTGGATCGGGCAGTCTGGTTGAGCGTGATGATGCCGAGTGCAGCCTGCCCAGCTCGCGTACCAGCACTGGCAGCTGGGGCGCCATTGGTTCCGATCGTCCCAGCTCCCGTCAGAAGTATGAGCGTCGTGGCCCCGACAGCGCCTCGTCATCGGATAACGAGGGTCTCCGTGACTCGGGCAGCTTTGCCAGCCTTCTCAAGAACAGCTCTCGCCGTGTCAAGCCTGATACTGTCGAGGGTCAACGCAAGGCTGCCATGCTTGTTCTCACCAGCTCCGAGAAGCGCAAGCTTGTTGTCTGA
- a CDS encoding uncharacterized protein (COG:C; EggNog:ENOG503NUHU), with protein MSPLITSTGKPRVILGLMTFGPDEETGARITDVGEYNRVLDLLQSRGYNEVDTARLYIGGKQEAFTAETNWQQRGLTLATKVVYPKDGGENTKEKVQESVAISLKELKAEAVDILYLHAADRSTPFAETLEAINELHKAGRFVTFGISNFTAFEVAEIVLTCKYNGWVRPTLYQGMYNAITRSLEPELIPALRRYGLDLVVYNPLAGGLFSGKIKTKDFVPAEGRFSDSTTTMGKMYRNRYFKDSTFQALKIVEEAAEKAGITLIEAALRWVVHHSALNIKAGNDGVIIGVSSYEQLDGNLMDLEKGPLPEEVVKAFDEAWKVNKADTVNYWHGEVKYGYDTREALFGAGAK; from the exons atgTCACCTCTCATCACTTCCACGGGCAAGCCCCGCGTCATTCTCGGCTTGATGACCTTTGGCCCAGATGAGGAAACTGGCGCCAGAATAACCGACGTGGGGGAGTACAACCGCGTTCTGGACCTGCTGCAGAGCAGAGGTTACAACGAGGTCGACACAGCGAGGCTGTACATCGGGGGCAAGCAGGAAGCCTTCACTGCGGAGACGAACTGGCAACAGCGGGGGCTGACTCTGGCGACCAAGGTGGTGTACCCCAaggatggaggagagaaCACCAAGGAGAAAGTCCAGGAAAGCGTGGCCATCAGCTTGAAGGAGCTGAAGGCTGAGGCGGTGGATATCTTGTACTTGCATGCTGCT GACCGCTCCACTCCCTTTGCGGAAACACTCGAGGCCATCAACGAGCTTCACAAAGCCGGCAGGTTTGTCACCTTTGGCATCTCCAACTTTACTGCCTTCGAGGTTGCCGAGATTGTCCTTACGTGCAAGTACAACGGCTGGGTCAGGCCAACCTTGTACCAGGGCATGTACAACGCTATCACTCGCTCTCTGGAGCCCGAGCTGATCCCCGCGCTGAGAcgctacggcctcgatcttGTGGTCTACAACCCCCTCGCCGGCGGTCTCTTTTCGGGCAAGATCAAGACCAAGGACTTTGTGCCTGCCGAGGGGAGGTTCAGcgacagcaccaccacaatggGCAAGATGTACCGCAACAGGTACTTCAAGGACTCCACCTTCCAGGCACTCaagattgtggaggaggcggcggaaaAGGCGGGCATCACGCTCATCGAGGCGGCgttgaggtgggtggtgcatCACTCGGCGTTGAACATCAAGGCCGGGAACGACGGGGTGATCATTGGGGTTAGCAGCTACGAGCAGCTGGATGGCAACTTGATGGATCTGGAGAAGGGACCGttgccggaggaggtggtgaaggcgTTTGATGAGGCGTGGAAGGTGAACAAGGCTGATACGGTGAACTACTGGCACGGGGAGGTCAAGTATGGGTATGATACGAGGGAGGCGCTTTTTGGAGCTGGTGCTAAATAA